Proteins co-encoded in one Thermoplasma sp. Kam2015 genomic window:
- a CDS encoding orotate phosphoribosyltransferase-like protein: protein MKSIEELYKRALELKNKGMSDKEISTELHLSVNTVTWLLSKEFLKEGAVQDVKIGWRSVGVFGSRIISIAEIMSDIIREEMNKNSFEVDSILGIAINGIPYATLVSYLMDKELIVYRPHPARKEGVFSSNFASVEGKRVVIIDDVASTGETMRRTITDVTKEGGKPVLCVLLASKMSVNDLNGVPVRSLIRTQVIGGS from the coding sequence ATGAAGAGCATTGAAGAACTCTATAAGAGAGCTCTTGAATTAAAGAATAAGGGTATGAGCGACAAGGAGATATCAACTGAACTTCATCTTTCAGTAAATACAGTCACATGGCTTCTCAGTAAGGAATTTCTAAAAGAAGGCGCTGTTCAGGACGTCAAGATAGGTTGGAGAAGTGTAGGAGTATTTGGTTCAAGGATCATCAGTATAGCAGAGATAATGAGTGATATCATTCGTGAGGAAATGAATAAAAACTCATTTGAAGTTGATTCAATACTGGGCATAGCTATAAATGGTATACCTTACGCTACATTGGTCTCATATCTGATGGATAAGGAGCTGATTGTTTACAGGCCACATCCTGCGAGAAAGGAAGGTGTATTCAGTTCTAACTTTGCATCGGTAGAGGGCAAAAGAGTCGTGATTATTGACGACGTTGCCAGCACAGGGGAGACGATGAGAAGAACCATAACGGATGTCACCAAAGAGGGCGGAAAGCCAGTGCTCTGTGTGCTGTTGGCTTCCAAGATGAGCGTAAATGATCTGAATGGGGTACCTGTCAGATCGCTGATAAGGACGCAGGTCATCGGTGGCTCATAG